A stretch of Fundicoccus culcitae DNA encodes these proteins:
- a CDS encoding zinc-dependent alcohol dehydrogenase, with translation MQSVIFNGIRDVDLTMKPVPTPEGGDVLVKVKKAGICGTDVAAYKYGGEHASIQAGDEFGHEMVGEIVSLGKDVSQFKEGDRVFVNPQYFQRMDTKHRGGAFSEYVLVHDAKLDFNLFMLPDNLSYDDAVLIEPFSVGIHGKNIPNVTADSKVVIFGSGTIGLSALTGVIASGVKNPVLTDIDPKRLKTAEELGATTYLTSTDSEFNDFLIGHFGESFSMIRGSVSDADVYIDCAGAPTIYQSYSNLAKNGAYLSVVASHHKDNLVNFKDLMWGEQKIVGSFMYNTNDIKEAIQILSDGKTKITSIITQKYPQSQAKEALEIASDTSQSIKVVIDYDL, from the coding sequence ATGCAATCGGTGATATTTAATGGCATTCGTGATGTTGATTTAACTATGAAACCTGTCCCTACCCCTGAAGGTGGAGATGTCCTTGTTAAGGTTAAAAAAGCTGGAATTTGTGGGACTGATGTTGCCGCATATAAGTATGGGGGCGAGCATGCTAGTATCCAAGCCGGTGATGAGTTCGGTCATGAAATGGTAGGAGAAATTGTCAGTCTAGGTAAAGACGTATCTCAATTTAAAGAGGGAGATCGTGTCTTTGTGAATCCACAATATTTCCAGAGAATGGACACTAAACACCGCGGTGGCGCTTTTTCAGAATATGTTCTAGTTCATGATGCAAAATTAGATTTCAATCTATTTATGCTCCCTGATAATTTATCGTATGACGATGCTGTACTTATTGAACCTTTTAGTGTGGGAATCCATGGGAAAAACATTCCCAATGTTACAGCTGATTCAAAAGTTGTGATTTTTGGTTCTGGTACAATTGGTCTCAGTGCTTTAACGGGTGTTATAGCAAGTGGCGTTAAAAATCCAGTTCTTACTGATATTGATCCAAAACGATTGAAGACAGCCGAAGAACTAGGTGCAACGACTTACTTAACCAGTACGGATAGTGAATTCAACGACTTTTTGATTGGGCATTTTGGTGAGAGTTTTTCAATGATACGAGGAAGTGTTTCTGATGCGGACGTTTATATTGATTGTGCAGGAGCTCCTACAATCTACCAAAGTTATAGTAACCTTGCTAAAAACGGCGCTTATCTTTCAGTAGTAGCGAGTCATCATAAAGATAATTTAGTTAATTTCAAAGATTTGATGTGGGGAGAACAAAAAATAGTTGGTTCTTTTATGTATAACACCAATGATATCAAAGAAGCCATTCAAATTCTGAGTGATGGTAAGACTAAAATAACGAGCATTATTACTCAAAAATACCCACAAAGCCAAGCTAAAGAAGCCCTTGAAATTGCTTCAGATACGAGTCAATCGATTAAAGTCGTGATTGATTATGATTTATAA
- a CDS encoding PTS fructose transporter subunit IIABC, with protein MKLANLFVKEAMDLALVTTDKKSTLVHLAQNYANAGGVSDVDSYVAKLEERESQSTTGVGEEIAIPHAQDASIKEAAIVFARSQSGVEWDSFDGLPVKLIFMIAAPEGGGEHLQALAKLSSILMNPEAKEALLVAATPDEVVDTIAHYEAEKEAAQTQQESQVVSTTASDSDIYLLAVTACPTGIAHTYMAEEKLNQAAAKAGYGIKVETNGQTGVGNKLTREDIERATAIIVAADKQVEMARFDGKPVIITKVADGINKADELVSRAAKQDANIYHASESDQAHLADSDEKESLGRQFYKHLMNGVSHMLPFVVAGGILAALSFFWGINSANPEDPSYNAIAHTLKSFGDMSFAMMLPIFAGYIGQSIADRPGLVIGFMGGVFANPSILTAFNAGGVFENAQSSGFLGALVAGFLAGGIVWVLRKGLSWLPKSLEGMKPIFLYPVLGVLAMGLIMFFVVNAPMGAVMNGLQNALSSIPSELSVVLGFVSAAMMSIDMGGPINKAAYVTGTALVTASNGAGSNVMAAVMVGGMVPPLAIALSATFNKNLWAPEQRNSALVNYVMGAAFITEGAIPFAASNPLRVIPSLAIGAGVAGALSMVFGCVSYVPHGGIFAVLAGGVTNPWMYLLAWLIGGAVGAVLLSVFVKKPEEILN; from the coding sequence ATGAAGTTAGCAAACTTATTTGTTAAAGAAGCCATGGACTTAGCTTTAGTGACTACAGATAAAAAAAGCACCCTCGTGCATCTAGCACAAAATTATGCCAACGCTGGTGGAGTGAGCGATGTTGACAGCTATGTCGCAAAATTGGAAGAACGTGAATCACAATCAACAACGGGGGTTGGCGAAGAAATAGCTATCCCACATGCACAAGATGCCTCCATCAAGGAAGCGGCTATTGTATTTGCCCGTTCACAATCAGGCGTTGAATGGGATTCTTTTGACGGCTTGCCTGTTAAATTAATTTTTATGATTGCTGCACCAGAAGGTGGGGGTGAGCATTTACAAGCTTTAGCAAAATTATCAAGCATTTTAATGAATCCTGAAGCAAAAGAGGCACTTTTGGTGGCGGCAACGCCGGATGAAGTGGTTGATACCATCGCACATTACGAAGCGGAGAAAGAAGCAGCCCAAACGCAGCAGGAAAGCCAAGTAGTCAGCACGACGGCAAGTGACAGTGATATTTATTTGTTGGCGGTAACGGCTTGTCCGACGGGGATTGCACATACCTATATGGCCGAGGAGAAATTGAATCAAGCGGCCGCAAAGGCTGGCTATGGCATTAAAGTGGAAACGAACGGCCAAACGGGTGTCGGCAATAAATTGACTAGGGAAGATATTGAGCGGGCAACGGCGATTATTGTGGCGGCGGATAAGCAAGTTGAGATGGCACGCTTTGACGGCAAGCCGGTGATTATTACGAAAGTGGCGGATGGCATTAATAAAGCCGACGAATTGGTGAGTCGCGCAGCCAAGCAAGATGCGAACATTTATCATGCCAGTGAAAGTGACCAAGCGCATTTAGCGGATTCAGATGAAAAGGAATCCCTTGGTCGCCAATTTTACAAACATTTGATGAATGGTGTTTCACACATGTTGCCATTCGTCGTAGCGGGTGGGATTTTAGCGGCACTGTCCTTTTTCTGGGGAATTAACTCCGCCAATCCAGAGGATCCTTCTTACAATGCGATTGCGCACACCTTAAAAAGTTTTGGTGATATGTCTTTTGCGATGATGCTGCCTATTTTTGCGGGCTATATTGGTCAATCGATTGCGGATCGTCCCGGATTAGTGATTGGTTTTATGGGTGGGGTCTTTGCCAACCCTAGCATCCTAACCGCCTTTAATGCGGGAGGTGTTTTTGAAAATGCTCAATCTTCTGGATTCCTAGGCGCTTTAGTTGCCGGTTTCCTTGCTGGAGGCATTGTATGGGTATTGCGTAAAGGACTCAGTTGGTTACCCAAGTCCCTAGAAGGCATGAAGCCAATCTTTTTATATCCCGTTTTAGGCGTGTTGGCCATGGGACTTATTATGTTCTTCGTTGTCAACGCACCAATGGGTGCAGTTATGAACGGCTTGCAAAATGCCTTAAGTAGCATTCCGTCCGAACTATCCGTCGTGCTCGGCTTTGTGTCCGCCGCCATGATGTCAATTGATATGGGTGGCCCAATTAACAAAGCCGCCTACGTCACAGGAACTGCCTTGGTAACCGCATCAAACGGTGCCGGCTCAAACGTAATGGCAGCCGTTATGGTCGGTGGTATGGTTCCACCTTTAGCCATCGCCTTATCAGCCACCTTTAACAAAAATCTTTGGGCACCAGAACAAAGAAACTCAGCATTGGTCAACTATGTCATGGGTGCGGCCTTCATTACCGAAGGAGCGATTCCTTTTGCCGCCTCCAACCCACTGCGCGTCATCCCGTCCCTCGCCATCGGCGCAGGTGTCGCCGGCGCACTCAGCATGGTGTTCGGTTGCGTCAGCTACGTCCCACACGGCGGTATCTTCGCCGTCCTCGCCGGCGGCGTCACCAACCCATGGATGTACCTCCTTGCCTGGCTCATCGGCGGCGCAGTCGGTGCCGTCTTACTCAGCGTCTTCGTTAAAAAACCCGAAGAAATCCTTAACTAA
- a CDS encoding hydantoinase B/oxoprolinase family protein, with amino-acid sequence MTKTTPTDPFTLEIIKNALHSIGDEMFVTTARTSMSTIIYETLDYASGLLDAQGNLLTQGNGITGFIGMLTFMVKETLAKFPGDTLKEGDLIIINDPYQGGGSHLSDVGLVLPIFYHNKLIGFAANKAHWTEVGGKDPGSFTNNSTDIYQEGLQFSCIKLFNQGVINDAVVDIIRSNVRFPDQSIGDMWAQIAGLRIGEKRLIELHQKYSSATMEEAINNLLDHGESLARQAIKDLPNGTYTAHEYIDSDGLGHGPFLVQVNITIDDQDVTFDFSGTADQVPGPINLTASGLEAAVRAMFLSITVPDEDVNDGIFRPMKIVTQPKTIVSAERPVPVSNYFITFLEVVNIIQKALVDVLPHRLIAGHYAAVSSVVLGGTHPDSGQSFMLVEPTTGGWGAAIDNDGQSGQFCYGNGETYNVPVEVAETRYGILVEEYALRTDDTAAGAGKYIGGRGTVRSYRALNDLQSVTVTFGHHLSKPWGVDGGFEGNSNDAYIQRANGDVYGPFGMENHTLNTNDVVILKTGTGGGNGNPHQRPAEQVALDVKNGYYSVKVAAETFGVQVDPDTFDFEELAVRKG; translated from the coding sequence ATGACTAAAACCACACCAACCGATCCATTTACATTAGAAATCATCAAAAATGCCTTGCATTCCATTGGCGATGAAATGTTTGTCACCACCGCTCGCACTTCCATGAGCACCATTATTTATGAAACCCTCGATTACGCTTCCGGCCTTTTGGATGCGCAGGGGAATTTATTAACACAGGGAAATGGGATTACGGGCTTTATCGGTATGTTGACCTTTATGGTCAAAGAAACGCTCGCCAAATTCCCGGGCGACACACTCAAAGAAGGCGACTTGATTATCATCAACGACCCCTATCAAGGTGGCGGATCACATTTATCAGACGTCGGCCTAGTGCTGCCGATTTTTTACCACAACAAACTCATTGGTTTTGCGGCCAACAAAGCCCACTGGACCGAAGTTGGCGGTAAAGATCCCGGTTCCTTCACCAACAATTCCACCGATATTTATCAGGAAGGCTTGCAATTTTCCTGCATCAAACTCTTTAACCAAGGCGTGATCAACGATGCGGTCGTGGATATCATCCGCTCAAACGTCCGCTTTCCCGACCAATCCATTGGCGATATGTGGGCCCAAATCGCCGGTTTGCGCATTGGCGAAAAACGCCTCATTGAATTGCACCAAAAATATTCCTCAGCCACCATGGAGGAAGCTATCAACAACCTGTTGGATCACGGCGAAAGCCTGGCGCGCCAAGCCATCAAAGACCTACCCAACGGCACTTACACCGCCCATGAATACATCGACAGTGACGGCCTTGGCCACGGCCCCTTCCTCGTTCAAGTAAATATCACCATTGACGATCAGGATGTTACCTTTGATTTTAGTGGCACCGCCGACCAAGTGCCCGGTCCAATCAATCTGACGGCTTCAGGTTTAGAAGCCGCTGTCCGTGCCATGTTCCTATCGATTACCGTCCCTGATGAAGATGTTAATGATGGCATTTTCCGACCAATGAAAATTGTGACCCAACCCAAAACCATTGTCTCGGCTGAAAGACCCGTGCCGGTGTCCAATTACTTTATTACCTTTTTAGAAGTGGTCAATATTATCCAAAAAGCCCTGGTCGATGTTCTACCTCACCGCCTCATTGCCGGTCACTACGCAGCCGTGTCCTCCGTTGTATTAGGCGGCACGCATCCCGACAGCGGTCAGTCTTTTATGTTGGTTGAACCAACTACCGGAGGCTGGGGTGCAGCAATCGATAATGACGGACAATCCGGACAGTTTTGTTATGGCAATGGGGAAACCTATAATGTCCCAGTTGAAGTGGCTGAAACCCGTTATGGTATTTTAGTGGAAGAATATGCCTTGCGGACGGATGATACCGCGGCAGGTGCTGGTAAATATATTGGTGGCCGTGGCACCGTGCGTTCTTACCGGGCCCTCAATGATCTACAATCGGTCACCGTCACCTTTGGGCACCACTTGTCCAAACCTTGGGGTGTGGATGGTGGATTTGAAGGCAATTCCAACGATGCCTATATTCAACGCGCCAACGGCGACGTCTATGGACCATTCGGTATGGAAAACCATACCTTGAACACCAACGATGTCGTCATCTTGAAAACCGGAACAGGCGGTGGGAACGGCAACCCGCACCAACGTCCAGCCGAACAAGTTGCCCTAGATGTTAAAAATGGCTATTATTCTGTGAAAGTGGCAGCGGAAACCTTTGGCGTCCAAGTGGATCCTGATACCTTTGACTTTGAAGAATTAGCCGTGCGTAAAGGTTAG
- a CDS encoding hydantoinase/oxoprolinase family protein, with protein sequence MKLATDIGGTFTDLVYIDDTTGQIQTHKSATTPAAYEQGVLNAIQEAGLLNNADVEIFIHGTTVIINTLTERKGVKTGLITTKGFKDVLEIGRGNRPDLFNVKYQKPKPFIPRYLRLEVDERLNYKGDILTPLDEQQIDQAIAHFKREKVQAIAVSYLHSYINPTHEQQTIEWIKAKWPEVTVTASHEITREWREYERTNTTALNAYVKPIANSYLDKLDQELNNHIQVKQEFVMQSNGGTTTFADAKETPITMVESGPAAGIYGAAALGKLINEENLIAFDIGGTTAKTSLIENGEVKISTDYAIEKDDRHAGYPIKAPVVDIVEIGNGGGSIAWLDSANALHVGPQSAGATPGPIAYNLGGTQPTTTDANLYTGRLSAKNFNYDVDMDKVKAGIDQTITQPLKLTTEEAALGIIRLANSNMLNAIKLVSIRKGHDPKDFALIAFGGGGSMHAPALALELGINKVIVPIASSVFAAWGMLLTDLRQDYIQTNIQSLNTIDPNTFTTNWQQMETQAANNFAQQNIDADTLNYQYFLDMRYAGQEHTVKVPVANPTLDAHQRATIMEDFASLHEKTYTFKLPDHACEIVNYHLSATAPTQKPQLLEINITAPLAEAFIEERPVYFEDAGWVNTPIYDRATLPTNETLAGPVIIEEPTSSTVVYRGQNIHKDKYGNLVIERAENND encoded by the coding sequence ATGAAATTAGCGACAGACATTGGGGGCACCTTCACCGATCTCGTCTACATCGATGATACAACCGGTCAAATACAGACACATAAAAGTGCCACCACACCAGCAGCCTACGAACAAGGCGTCTTAAACGCCATTCAAGAAGCGGGGCTCCTTAACAACGCTGACGTAGAGATATTTATTCATGGGACGACCGTTATTATTAACACGCTCACGGAAAGAAAAGGCGTTAAAACGGGCCTAATCACCACCAAAGGATTCAAAGACGTCTTAGAAATCGGCAGGGGGAATCGACCAGACTTATTTAATGTTAAATACCAAAAACCAAAGCCGTTCATTCCGCGCTACCTCAGACTAGAAGTGGACGAACGCCTCAACTATAAGGGGGACATTCTCACCCCGCTCGACGAACAACAAATCGACCAAGCCATCGCTCATTTTAAACGCGAAAAAGTGCAAGCCATCGCGGTTTCCTACCTGCATTCTTACATTAACCCGACGCATGAACAACAAACCATCGAATGGATCAAAGCCAAGTGGCCGGAAGTAACAGTGACCGCTTCGCACGAGATTACCCGTGAGTGGCGCGAATACGAACGCACCAACACCACGGCACTCAACGCCTATGTGAAACCCATCGCCAATTCTTACCTAGACAAATTAGACCAAGAACTCAACAATCACATCCAAGTCAAGCAAGAATTTGTGATGCAATCCAACGGCGGTACGACCACCTTCGCAGACGCCAAAGAAACGCCCATCACCATGGTGGAATCAGGACCGGCCGCAGGGATTTATGGCGCCGCCGCCCTCGGCAAACTGATCAACGAAGAAAACCTCATCGCCTTTGACATCGGTGGCACCACCGCCAAAACGTCCCTCATCGAAAATGGGGAAGTCAAAATTTCAACCGACTATGCTATCGAAAAAGACGACCGCCACGCTGGCTATCCAATCAAGGCGCCCGTGGTAGACATCGTCGAAATCGGCAACGGCGGGGGATCCATTGCTTGGCTCGACTCGGCCAACGCGCTCCACGTCGGACCGCAATCCGCCGGCGCGACACCGGGTCCCATCGCCTACAACCTTGGCGGCACCCAGCCGACCACAACCGATGCCAACCTTTACACCGGCCGCCTGAGCGCTAAAAACTTTAACTACGATGTCGACATGGACAAAGTCAAAGCGGGCATCGACCAAACCATCACCCAGCCGCTCAAGCTAACCACCGAGGAAGCCGCCCTTGGCATTATTCGCCTGGCTAATTCCAACATGCTCAACGCCATAAAACTCGTTTCCATCCGTAAAGGCCACGATCCCAAAGATTTCGCCCTAATCGCCTTTGGTGGCGGGGGTTCCATGCACGCGCCAGCCCTAGCCTTGGAACTAGGCATCAACAAAGTCATCGTGCCCATTGCCTCGTCCGTTTTTGCCGCTTGGGGCATGCTCTTAACCGACCTGCGCCAGGACTATATCCAAACCAATATCCAGTCGCTCAATACCATCGACCCGAACACATTCACCACCAACTGGCAACAAATGGAAACCCAAGCGGCCAACAATTTCGCGCAACAAAACATCGACGCCGACACCCTGAACTACCAATACTTTTTGGATATGCGCTATGCCGGCCAAGAGCACACCGTGAAAGTGCCCGTCGCCAACCCGACCCTTGACGCCCACCAGCGCGCGACCATCATGGAAGACTTCGCGTCCCTCCATGAAAAGACCTATACCTTTAAATTACCGGACCACGCCTGTGAGATTGTGAATTACCATCTGTCTGCCACCGCGCCAACCCAAAAACCGCAACTCCTCGAAATAAATATCACTGCGCCTCTTGCAGAGGCATTTATTGAAGAGCGCCCGGTTTACTTTGAAGACGCCGGCTGGGTTAACACCCCCATCTATGACCGTGCGACACTGCCAACGAACGAAACCTTAGCCGGTCCCGTGATTATCGAAGAACCCACGTCGTCGACCGTCGTTTACCGCGGACAAAATATCCATAAAGATAAGTACGGCAATTTAGTGATAGAAAGGGCTGAAAACAATGACTAA
- a CDS encoding TfoX/Sxy family protein, with product MESSKDYLEFILEQLSELDVITYRAMMGEYILYYRGKIIGGVYDNRFLVKPVQSAIDYLPNAEYELPYDGAKEMLLVSEIDDKAFLSGLIHVMYDELPDAKKKK from the coding sequence ATGGAATCGAGCAAAGACTATTTAGAGTTTATATTAGAACAATTATCTGAACTAGATGTCATTACTTATCGTGCAATGATGGGTGAATATATCCTTTATTATCGCGGTAAAATTATTGGTGGAGTTTATGACAATCGATTTCTTGTAAAACCTGTTCAATCAGCCATAGATTATTTGCCGAATGCTGAGTATGAGTTACCCTATGATGGCGCGAAGGAAATGCTATTGGTTAGTGAGATTGATGATAAAGCATTTTTGAGTGGTTTGATACATGTGATGTATGATGAACTACCGGATGCTAAGAAAAAGAAGTAA
- the pfkB gene encoding 1-phosphofructokinase, translating into MLYTITFNPAVDVVMNLDNLQLGALNRVEKDSYVAGGKGINISVLLKRLGYDNVATGFIGGFTGDFIHDSLTAEGVKPEFIKLDAMTRINVKLKAQEETEINGKGPVIDAANIEKLFNYFEERLTEGDAVFLAGNTAPGMTSDHFVRMAQLCQIRKAHFVLDTNKDLLTACLAYHPFLIKPNADELSEIFQTPIDSLASVIHYAKELQVLGATNIIVSLGGKGAVLLTETGDVYQSYVPKGQVINSVGAGDSMVAGFVAKYIETQDYVESLKQGAACGSATAFSVGIAQADLVDALVKEIKVERIGE; encoded by the coding sequence ATGCTATATACGATAACATTTAATCCAGCGGTTGATGTTGTGATGAATTTAGACAACCTCCAATTAGGTGCTTTGAACCGTGTCGAAAAAGACAGTTATGTTGCGGGCGGTAAGGGGATTAATATCTCTGTTCTATTAAAACGCTTAGGGTATGATAATGTCGCGACTGGCTTTATCGGTGGCTTTACGGGTGACTTTATTCATGATTCTTTAACAGCAGAAGGTGTGAAGCCTGAATTTATTAAACTCGATGCGATGACGCGTATTAATGTGAAGTTAAAAGCACAGGAAGAAACGGAAATTAATGGAAAAGGTCCTGTGATTGACGCAGCGAATATTGAGAAGTTATTTAATTATTTTGAAGAGCGACTAACAGAAGGGGATGCGGTTTTTCTGGCGGGCAATACAGCACCGGGGATGACGAGCGACCATTTTGTAAGAATGGCCCAACTCTGCCAAATCCGTAAAGCGCATTTTGTTTTGGATACCAACAAAGATTTGTTGACAGCCTGCTTAGCCTACCATCCATTTTTGATTAAGCCGAACGCCGACGAGTTGAGCGAGATTTTTCAAACGCCCATCGATTCGTTAGCTAGCGTGATCCACTACGCCAAAGAACTTCAAGTGCTCGGAGCAACAAATATCATTGTCTCTCTCGGTGGCAAAGGAGCGGTTTTGTTAACCGAAACAGGCGATGTTTATCAATCTTATGTACCTAAAGGGCAAGTGATTAATTCAGTGGGTGCAGGGGATTCAATGGTTGCTGGTTTTGTCGCCAAATATATTGAAACACAAGATTATGTTGAAAGTTTAAAACAAGGCGCTGCCTGTGGGAGTGCGACAGCTTTCTCGGTTGGAATAGCACAAGCAGATTTGGTTGACGCACTGGTGAAGGAAATCAAGGTTGAAAGGATAGGAGAATAA
- a CDS encoding cupin domain-containing protein, which yields MEIKHTDFNRDTLNQRMHLYEKGQTKVKMGHVIIPTGARFPATASKSNPEEEFSYLVKGKLIGEIEDQAFTMTAGDFIHIPAGHQQWCQNVGDEEVYIVYTLVE from the coding sequence ATGGAAATCAAACACACAGATTTTAACCGCGATACACTCAATCAACGCATGCACCTTTACGAAAAAGGACAAACGAAAGTCAAGATGGGACATGTGATTATCCCTACCGGCGCACGTTTTCCCGCTACAGCATCTAAATCCAACCCCGAAGAGGAGTTTTCCTACTTAGTCAAAGGCAAACTCATCGGTGAAATCGAAGACCAAGCCTTCACCATGACAGCCGGCGACTTCATTCATATTCCCGCCGGTCACCAACAATGGTGCCAAAATGTTGGGGATGAAGAAGTGTATATTGTGTATACCTTGGTAGAGTAA
- a CDS encoding ferredoxin reductase family protein: MSQKALRWFFPGVALLMFGTFLMALLSQYIPPNFTELLSNVTGTLSFCIMLTLVLIAVRPKAIERRLGLTNMYEVHAWMAMVLPVTLAIHVFIRWSGLENVLTLNLTNTSILGYVGLTSLIIVMLTGIFVLSDTIIKKSKQLMNLKNKANRNFHLWLHRLAIVSIVGIHFHVYNVEYLLDNTPFRLLATVYTVLVLGWYAIYKIRLARLPKYQVIRTHQPSPKIHEIELQPTKGDRMDYQAGQFGFFRFVDSQVSSEAHPFSFASSPTRNQDTIIVMIQEDGDFTSTLANVKEGDQVTIEGPYGDFYPAEVRDSNEPMVLLSGGIGLTPSLSVLREEIAQNSDRRIVFIWGVGYEDQLMFYDQLKDLSNKYPNFSHHIIFSEEEVDGFPHGFVDNDFIHAEGLEEFYQTATWHVCGPPPMLEAAKSLLAENNVTEDQLNIEEFAF; this comes from the coding sequence ATGAGTCAAAAAGCTTTAAGATGGTTTTTCCCAGGGGTTGCCCTGTTGATGTTTGGGACCTTCTTAATGGCTTTGTTGTCGCAATATATACCGCCAAACTTCACGGAGTTACTATCAAACGTCACGGGGACGCTATCGTTTTGCATTATGTTAACTCTCGTCCTAATTGCCGTCCGACCCAAAGCCATCGAACGTCGCCTCGGCTTAACTAATATGTATGAAGTCCATGCTTGGATGGCCATGGTACTGCCGGTAACACTCGCAATCCATGTCTTCATCCGTTGGAGCGGGCTGGAAAATGTGCTAACACTGAATTTAACCAACACATCCATTCTGGGCTACGTCGGACTCACCTCGCTCATCATCGTGATGTTAACCGGGATATTCGTCCTTTCAGACACCATCATCAAAAAATCTAAGCAACTAATGAACCTCAAAAACAAAGCCAACCGGAACTTCCATCTGTGGCTACACCGCCTAGCCATCGTTAGCATTGTCGGGATCCACTTCCATGTCTACAACGTGGAGTACCTTTTAGACAATACGCCATTCCGCCTGCTAGCGACCGTCTATACCGTCCTCGTCTTAGGTTGGTACGCCATCTACAAAATCCGCTTAGCGCGCCTGCCGAAATACCAAGTCATCCGCACCCATCAACCGTCGCCCAAGATTCATGAAATTGAACTGCAACCGACAAAAGGCGACCGTATGGACTACCAAGCCGGCCAATTTGGCTTCTTCCGCTTCGTGGATTCGCAAGTTTCCAGCGAAGCCCATCCGTTTTCCTTTGCCAGTTCGCCGACCCGCAACCAAGACACCATCATTGTGATGATCCAGGAAGACGGCGATTTCACTAGCACACTGGCTAACGTCAAAGAGGGCGATCAAGTTACCATCGAAGGCCCTTACGGTGATTTTTACCCAGCGGAGGTCCGCGATTCCAACGAGCCCATGGTGCTCCTGTCCGGCGGCATCGGCCTGACCCCTAGCCTGAGCGTCCTGCGCGAGGAAATCGCCCAAAATTCCGACCGCCGCATCGTCTTTATTTGGGGCGTCGGTTATGAAGACCAACTCATGTTTTACGACCAATTAAAAGACCTTTCGAATAAATATCCCAACTTCTCACACCATATTATCTTTAGTGAAGAAGAAGTTGACGGCTTCCCACACGGCTTTGTCGATAATGATTTTATCCATGCCGAAGGATTGGAAGAGTTTTACCAAACTGCCACCTGGCACGTCTGTGGTCCGCCACCCATGCTAGAGGCCGCCAAAAGTTTATTAGCCGAAAACAATGTGACCGAAGATCAACTCAACATCGAAGAATTTGCATTTTAA
- a CDS encoding SDR family NAD(P)-dependent oxidoreductase produces MHFKGEFIINTLNEKVAIITGAAGGIGIAAAELFLKEGAKVALVDLSEDALNEAVESLNNSDNILAITADVTKEADVKNYVAKIKDTFGRVDILFNNAGITGKPTDLMDIKLEDFENVLAINTTGVFLGLKHVLPLMTKQGSGSVINTSSVDGLRGSPGLSPYSASKHAVVGLTKTAALEVAEHGVRVNSIHPSPVDTTMMEGVEAGQEDAAGARKNFEATIPLGRYADAEHIAQLVLFLASDDSEFITGSQYRVDGGMGAQQ; encoded by the coding sequence TTGCATTTTAAAGGAGAATTCATTATTAATACATTAAACGAAAAAGTAGCTATTATTACAGGTGCCGCCGGCGGGATTGGCATCGCAGCCGCCGAGTTATTCTTAAAAGAAGGCGCCAAAGTCGCTTTAGTTGACCTATCCGAAGACGCTTTAAATGAAGCAGTCGAATCACTCAACAATTCCGACAATATTCTAGCCATTACGGCTGACGTCACCAAAGAAGCCGACGTTAAAAACTACGTAGCTAAAATCAAAGACACCTTTGGACGCGTAGATATTTTATTCAACAATGCCGGTATCACGGGCAAGCCAACGGATCTTATGGACATCAAACTGGAAGACTTTGAAAATGTGTTGGCCATCAATACCACCGGTGTCTTCCTAGGCTTGAAACATGTGCTGCCACTGATGACTAAGCAGGGAAGCGGGAGTGTCATCAACACCTCTTCCGTGGACGGCTTAAGAGGTTCCCCAGGTCTATCACCCTACAGTGCATCCAAGCATGCAGTGGTCGGCTTAACCAAAACCGCTGCCCTTGAAGTCGCCGAACACGGTGTCCGCGTGAATTCCATCCACCCATCACCGGTCGACACGACCATGATGGAAGGCGTTGAAGCCGGACAAGAAGATGCCGCAGGTGCAAGGAAAAACTTTGAGGCAACCATTCCACTCGGCCGCTACGCCGACGCCGAACACATCGCCCAACTCGTCTTATTCCTAGCATCCGACGACAGCGAGTTCATCACCGGCTCCCAATACCGCGTCGACGGCGGCATGGGCGCCCAACAATAG